GTTCGGACGCCATTTTTCCTTGTTGAATGCGTAAACCAGCACATATTCGTGGTCATCTGAAAAGTGCACAGCGGTGTTCTTTGGCGAGAACACCTTTTGCCAGATGACGTTTGCAACGAAGTTGTGTTCGCCAAAAACCTGGTTCATCAGCAAGCCGAGATTGAACAGCTCGTTGTCATCGATCGAAACGAAGATGACCCCATCTTCCGCAAGAAGACTCTTGGCCAGAACGAGCCGGTGATACATGAACTCTAGCCACGTCGAGTGCTTGTAGCGGTTGGTAGCATCGAAGTAGCTATCGTTGTAGACGAAATCCTTGCGACCGGTGTTGTACGGTGGGTCGATGTAGATGAGCTTGACCTGCTTCGCATGGGTGGTAGCAAGGTGACGCAACGCATCGAAGTTGTCCCCCTCAACTATCAGGTTCGTCCAAGGGTCCGTTCCTTCACACAAGGACTGATCAAGTTCCAGTCCGACAAAATCGCGGTTGAGTGATTTGTCTTGCGCGATGCCGTCACGCTCCCAGCGCAAACCGTAACGGGTTAACGTATCCCGTCGTTGCAGCACAGCAATCAGTTCTTCTCGCGT
This genomic interval from Sporocytophaga myxococcoides contains the following:
- a CDS encoding site-specific DNA-methyltransferase: MRLLVNYDDLTREELIAVLQRRDTLTRYGLRWERDGIAQDKSLNRDFVGLELDQSLCEGTDPWTNLIVEGDNFDALRHLATTHAKQVKLIYIDPPYNTGRKDFVYNDSYFDATNRYKHSTWLEFMYHRLVLAKSLLAEDGVIFVSIDDNELFNLGLLMNQVFGEHNFVANVIWQKVFSPKNTAVHFSDDHEYVLVYAFNKEKWRPNPLPRSAGQDKAYKNPDKDKRGVWTSGDLAARNFYGEGRYAITCPSGRVIEGPPAGSYWRVSKTKFDELDKDGRIWWGKDGNNTPRIKRFLSEVKQGVVPQTLWTYEEVGHTQDAKKQLNSMLPKGRNEDVFSTPKPLQLMDRILRLATKPGDLVVDFFAGSGTLGQAVLALNKEDGGQRRFVLVSS